A window of Microbacterium lushaniae genomic DNA:
CATCCTGCTGGTCGCCGCGCACCACCGCTGCGAGTTCGAGTGGTTCGCCCATTCGGGGGCAGCAGGCCGGGCGGGGCTCACCGAAGGCCAGCTGGCCGCGCTCCGGGATGGCCGGGTGCCGGCGGAGCTTCCCCCGCTCACGACGGCAGTGCTGGAGGTCGTCGACTCGCTGCTTCGGCATCGCTCGCTCGATGACGCAGAGTACGCCGCGGCGGCGGCGTCCCTGGGCGAGCAGGCGCTGGCCGAGGTGGTGTGGCTGACCGGCTACTACTCCATGCTGGCCGTTGCCCTCGCGACCTTCGAGCCGCCCAACCCGCTGAGCGGCGGCGTGACCTTCACCTGAGCGGGCTCAGGGGGATTGGCACTCCGGGCACCAGAACACGTTGCGTTCGCTCGTCGCGGTGGCGCCCAGGGACCCGCCGAGGATGGTCGCGCCGCAGCGGCGGCACGGCTTGCCCTCGCGCCGGTAGACCCACGTCCGGCGCCCGGGCCGCGCGTCGCCGGTGAAGGTGCGCGCGGGCCGGGAGAGGTTCGCGCGGATCATGCGCACGCCGACATCCAGCAGCCCGGCCGCGTCGATCTCGGTCGCCGGGCGGGTGGGCGGGATGCCGCGGACGAAGAGCATCTCGTTGGCGTACTCGTTGCCGAAACCGGCGACGTTGCGCTGATCCAGCAGCGCCACGTGCGCGGCCCGCGAGTCGGCGCCCAGACGGCGCGCCGCCTCCGCCGCATCCCAGTCCTCCGCCAGCGGATCGGGACCGAGGTGCCCCACGATGCGCTCCTCGTCCGCCGTGGGCAGCACTTCGACCAGGGCCAGGTCGAACCCCACCGTCACGGCCTGCGCCGTGCCGACGACCGCGCGGACCGCGTGCGCGGGCCCTCCCCACCGCTGGCCGGGCCGGTACAGGTCCCACCGCCCCTCCATCTTCAGGTGGGAGTGCAGCGTCCAGCCCCCGATGCGCTCGAGCAGGTGCTTGCCGCGCGGCACGACGGCCACGACCTCCTCGCCCCGCAGGTCGGCCGTCGCGCTGCGCGGCACGCGGATGTCGAATCGCGTGACCTCGTGCCCCACCAGCGCGTCGGCGAGCCGCTTCGCGGTGCGGTGCACGGTGTCGCCCTCAGGCACGGGCAGCCTCGCGCAGCGTGTCACCGGCAGTGAGGCGGCGCAGCGTGAGGCCGCGGGGCGACTCCACGAACCCCGCATCCCGCAGCGCGCGGCCGACGGCGGTGCCGTACACGAACGCGCCGTTGACCTGCTCGATCGTGAGGGTGTCGAGCCGCCGGGAGCGGGCGGTGGCGACCAGGTCGCGCGCAGCGGCGGCGAGGGCCTCCTCATCGTCGGTGAAGGCCAGCGCGCTGCGCCCGCCGCGCTCGAGGTACAGCGTCAGCACGCCGTCCACGAGCACGACGAGCCCCCCGGCTTTCCGGCCCGGCCGGTGCGAGACGCCCTCGAGCCCCGGCCACGACAGGGCCGCGCCGTAGGGATTCGCCGGGTCGGTGGCGGCGAGGGTCACCGCCCGCATCGGCGCGGGGTCGGGGAGGCCCGCGAACTCCCGCAGGCGGTCGACGGTCGTGGAGGCGGCGAACTGCGCGGCGCCGAGCTTCTCGATGACATAGCCCCGGCGGCAGTGCCCCGCCTCCTCGAAGCCCGACAGGATGCGATACACCTGCGCGAAACCGCCCGGCACCCCCTCCGACTGCACGGCGCCGCGCGTGACCACGCCGTAGCGGTCCAGCAGCAGGCTCGCCGTCGCGGTCGCCCGCAATGCGGCATCCGGTTCGGGGTTCGGCAGCAGCGACCACCGTCCGCCGATCGCCGGCGGGCGCGGCGGCGCCGAGGTGCGCGGAACCGCGGCCCCACGGTACAGCCGCGACCGCGGCGCGCGCCGGGCGACGCGGTGGGACTGCCCACCGCCGCTGAGGAGCGTGCGCACCGGCGCGAAGGTGTCGTTGGTGACCCGCCCCGCCCATGTCAGCGACCACAGTGCCTCGATGACCGACTGCTCGTTCTCGGCCTCGGCCAGGGTGCGCAGCTGGGCGGCGAAGTATGCGCCGCCGGAGGCGAGGGCCGCCAGCACCCGCGCCTCGAGGCTGTCGGGCGCGATCTCGTCGTCCGGAACGCGCAGCGTGAGGGTGGCAGCATCCGCGGGATGCAGGGCGACCCAGCCGTCGCGGCCGGGCAGCGTCCCCTCGCCCGACCACACCACCTCGCCGGTCGCGGTGAGTTCGTCGAGCATCGCGGGGGAGTAGCCGCTCACGCGGGAGGGCAGGATGAGCGACTCCCACGCGCTGGCGGGGATCGGCACGCCGGCCAGCTGCTCCACGACGGCCGCGACCCCGTCGACCCCTTCGAGCGGACGCGTGACGTGCTGCCACACCGGGAGGAATCGCGCGTACGCCTCGGGCGGCACCGGCTCGACGCTGCCGCGGATCGCGGCCAGCGACCGCATCCGCAGGCGTCGGAGCACCTCGGCGTCGCACCACTCGGTGTCATCCCCGTTCCCGGTGCCTGAGGCCGTCGACGGCTCGGGCAGGAAGTAACCGCTCGCGATCCGCCCCTGCGACTCCAGCCGCTGCAGGGTCAGGCGTGCCACGGCGACGCCCACGCCCAGCCGCTCGGCGACGGCGGACGCGCGGAACGGGGCGTGCGTGCGGGCGTATCGGGCCACGAGATCGCCCAGCGGATCGGCCAGCGGCTCCAGGAAGGCATGCGGGATGCCCACCGGCAGCGCCGCGCCGAGGGCGTCGCGGAGGCGACCGGCGTCCTCGATCGCGGCGATGCGCGGGGTGCCGGCGAGGGTCACGGGGATCGCGCGCCGGTCGCTCACGAGCCGGTCCAGGTGCGCGACGGCCTCGCTCAGGGCGTCGCCCTCGGTCCCTGAGCCGGTCGACGGGTCCAGGCGCGCCGCCACCTCGGCGGCGTCGAGGGGTCCCAGCACCCGGAGCAGGTCGGCGACCCCTTCCACGCCCCGCGCGCGGCGCTCCGGATCGAGCCGCTGGGCCTCGCGCTCGAACTGCGCGATGACGTCGGGGTCGAGCAGCTCGCGCATCTCGACCTTGCCGAGCAGCTCGCCCAGCAGAGCCGGATCCACCGACAGCGCCGCCGCACGGCGCTCGGCCAGCGGCGAGTCGCCCTCGTACATGAACGCGCCGACATACCCGAACAGCAGGTCGCGCGCATACGGCGACGGCTGCGACGTCGTCGTCTCGACCAGGCGGATGCGCCGCTCCCCGATGCCGCGGGCGATGTGCAGCAGCGCGGGCAGGTCGTACACGTCCTGGAGCACTTCGCGGAGGGTCTCCAGGATGATCGGGAACGTCGGGTGGCGCCGGGCGACCTCCAGCAGCTGGGCGGACCGCTGGCGCTGCTGCCACAGGGGCGCGCGCCGGTTGGGGTTCAGGCGGGGCAGGAGCAGCGCGCGGGCGGCGCACTCCCGGAAGCGCGAGGCGAACAGGGCCGAGCCGCCGACCTCGTCGGTGACGATCTGCTCCAGCTCGGCCGGGTCGAAGACGAACAGCTCGGCGCCGGGTGCTTCGGCCGCCGCATCCGGCACGCGCGCGATGATGCCGTCGTCGCTGGCGACGGCTGCTCCCTCCACGCCCAGCCGCTCGCGGATGCGGGCGTTGACCGCCAGCGCCCACGGCGAGTGCACTTGCATGCCGTACGGGGAATGCAGGATGACGCGCCAGTCGCCGACCTCGTCGCGGCTGCGCTCGACGGTGAGCGTACGGTCGGTGGGGAGGCTCCCGGTGGCTTCGCGCTGCTCGGCCAGGTAGGAGAGCAGATTCGTGATCGCGTTGTCGTCCAGGCCCGATGCGCGCAGCCGCTCCTGGGCCTTCTCGACGGTCGCGGCGGACAGGTCGCGGGAGAACTTCCCCAGCGCCTCGCCGAGTTCGGCCGGGCGGCCGATGCCGTCGCCGTGCCAGAACGGCACCTTGCCGGGCTGGCCGAACGCCGGCACGACGTTGACCCGGTCGTGCGTGATCTCCACGATGCGCCAGCTCGTGGTGCCGAGGGTGAACA
This region includes:
- a CDS encoding ATP-dependent helicase, encoding MSDVLERFSPATQDWFRGAFAAPTAAQEGAWKAISAGRNALVVAPTGSGKTLSAFLWAIDRVFREQPPDPPAAAPGKRPAKRAKTPRGTHVLYISPLKALGVDVERNLRSPLVGIGQSARRLGIPAPEVTVGVRSGDTPAGDRRKLITAPPDILITTPESLYLMLTSQAGQTLRDVHTVIVDEVHAVAATKRGAHLAVSLERLDALRRSAAAEDGREAEHRPAQRIGLSATVRPIDEVARFLGGAAPVDIVAPRSTKEFELRVVVPVDDMLNPPPPPGAEAPEAGEEWFAENTEMTGSVWPHVEEAIVDRILQHRSTIVFANSRRLAERLTGRLNEIYAERLGIDLPEPTVPAAMMAQAGSNAGAPAILAKAHHGSVSKEQRAQVEEELKSGSLRCVVATSSLELGIDMGAVDLVIQVEAPPSAASGLQRVGRAGHQVGEVSRAALFPKHRSDVLHTAVVTERMLGGKIEAISVPQNPLDILAQQTVAASALGAIDVEGWFDTVKRSAPFRSLPRSAFEATLDLLAGRYPSDEFAELRPRVVWDRDAGTLTGRPGAQRIAVTSGGTIPDRGLFGVFVAGESQNARVGELDEEMVYESRVNDVFTLGTTSWRIVEITHDRVNVVPAFGQPGKVPFWHGDGIGRPAELGEALGKFSRDLSAATVEKAQERLRASGLDDNAITNLLSYLAEQREATGSLPTDRTLTVERSRDEVGDWRVILHSPYGMQVHSPWALAVNARIRERLGVEGAAVASDDGIIARVPDAAAEAPGAELFVFDPAELEQIVTDEVGGSALFASRFRECAARALLLPRLNPNRRAPLWQQRQRSAQLLEVARRHPTFPIILETLREVLQDVYDLPALLHIARGIGERRIRLVETTTSQPSPYARDLLFGYVGAFMYEGDSPLAERRAAALSVDPALLGELLGKVEMRELLDPDVIAQFEREAQRLDPERRARGVEGVADLLRVLGPLDAAEVAARLDPSTGSGTEGDALSEAVAHLDRLVSDRRAIPVTLAGTPRIAAIEDAGRLRDALGAALPVGIPHAFLEPLADPLGDLVARYARTHAPFRASAVAERLGVGVAVARLTLQRLESQGRIASGYFLPEPSTASGTGNGDDTEWCDAEVLRRLRMRSLAAIRGSVEPVPPEAYARFLPVWQHVTRPLEGVDGVAAVVEQLAGVPIPASAWESLILPSRVSGYSPAMLDELTATGEVVWSGEGTLPGRDGWVALHPADAATLTLRVPDDEIAPDSLEARVLAALASGGAYFAAQLRTLAEAENEQSVIEALWSLTWAGRVTNDTFAPVRTLLSGGGQSHRVARRAPRSRLYRGAAVPRTSAPPRPPAIGGRWSLLPNPEPDAALRATATASLLLDRYGVVTRGAVQSEGVPGGFAQVYRILSGFEEAGHCRRGYVIEKLGAAQFAASTTVDRLREFAGLPDPAPMRAVTLAATDPANPYGAALSWPGLEGVSHRPGRKAGGLVVLVDGVLTLYLERGGRSALAFTDDEEALAAAARDLVATARSRRLDTLTIEQVNGAFVYGTAVGRALRDAGFVESPRGLTLRRLTAGDTLREAARA
- a CDS encoding DNA-formamidopyrimidine glycosylase family protein encodes the protein MPEGDTVHRTAKRLADALVGHEVTRFDIRVPRSATADLRGEEVVAVVPRGKHLLERIGGWTLHSHLKMEGRWDLYRPGQRWGGPAHAVRAVVGTAQAVTVGFDLALVEVLPTADEERIVGHLGPDPLAEDWDAAEAARRLGADSRAAHVALLDQRNVAGFGNEYANEMLFVRGIPPTRPATEIDAAGLLDVGVRMIRANLSRPARTFTGDARPGRRTWVYRREGKPCRRCGATILGGSLGATATSERNVFWCPECQSP
- a CDS encoding carboxymuconolactone decarboxylase family protein, which translates into the protein MPTGQDARRLPLRRPEELDAEQSGLYARIVGGPRASQSVPVTAPDGSLLGPFAVMALAPEVGDAVQQLGAALRVSTGVDPLTREAAILLVAAHHRCEFEWFAHSGAAGRAGLTEGQLAALRDGRVPAELPPLTTAVLEVVDSLLRHRSLDDAEYAAAAASLGEQALAEVVWLTGYYSMLAVALATFEPPNPLSGGVTFT